GCGAGGTGGACCTCGTCATCGTGGGCGCGGACCGCATCGCCGCGAACGGCGACACGGCCAACAAGATCGGGACCTACTCGGTCGCCGTGCTGGCCAGCCACCACGGCATCCCGTTCTACGTCGCGGCGCCGTTGTCCACCATTGACCCGTCGATCCCGTCGGGAGCCGGCATCCCCATCGAGGAGCGCGGCGGTGACGAGGTCCGCTGCTTCGGCGGCCGTCAGACGGCGCCCGCCGAGACGCCCGTCTACAACCCCGCGTTCGACGTGACGCCGGCCGAGCTCATCGCCGGCATCATCACCGAGCGGGGAGTCTTCCGCTTCCCGTACTCCTTTAAGTAGGGCCGTGTCCGGCAACCGGCACCCGGAAGCCGCCCGGCGCTACCACGACGCTACCGCGCATTCGCCGCAGTCCGTCCGCGCAGGCTCCCGCGGGCTCGACTGGGATACCAAGCCCGAGCCGTTCAAGATCTACCCCGGCCTGCCGGTCGTCGCCCTGCCTCGCGACTTCCCCGTGCCGGCTCTCGATGCGCTGGCGGCCATCTCGACCGAGCCGGCCGGCGCGGCCCCGCTCGACCTCGAGCGCCTCGCCGCGCTGCTCTTGTTCTCGGCCGGCGTCACCAAGCGCACGAGCTATCCGGGCGGCGGCGCCATGTACTTCCGCGCGGCGCCGTCAACCGGGGCTCTGTATCAGACGGAGGTCTACGTGGTCGCGGGCGATGTGGCGGGGCTCGCGCCCGGGGTCTACCACTTCTCGCCTGGCGACTTCGCGCTGCGGCGCCTGCGCGAGGGAGATTTCCGCGGCGCCCTCGCCATCGCCGCTGCCGACGACGACCTGGCCTCGCGTCCGGCGACGCTGATCCTCTCCGCCATCTACTGGCGCAACACCTGGAAGTACCAGGCGCGGGGCTACCGCCACCTCTTCTGGGACTCGGGCAGCATGCTGTCCAACCTGCTCGCAGCCGCGACGGCGC
The nucleotide sequence above comes from Candidatus Methylomirabilota bacterium. Encoded proteins:
- a CDS encoding SagB/ThcOx family dehydrogenase, with product MSGNRHPEAARRYHDATAHSPQSVRAGSRGLDWDTKPEPFKIYPGLPVVALPRDFPVPALDALAAISTEPAGAAPLDLERLAALLLFSAGVTKRTSYPGGGAMYFRAAPSTGALYQTEVYVVAGDVAGLAPGVYHFSPGDFALRRLREGDFRGALAIAAADDDLASRPATLILSAIYWRNTWKYQARGYRHLFWDSGSMLSNLLAAATALDLPARAITGFVDLEVNGLLALDAEKEGALLLAPVGGQGRPAPVSPVITAITPEVIPLSSSEVDYPLLRYAYENSSLDGESEVQAWREASWQRRSLAGALVALPTPRPSAGRALAETI